A segment of the Solea solea chromosome 14, fSolSol10.1, whole genome shotgun sequence genome:
GGTGTAGAGCTGCCCTGGAGCTACACCTATTGTGAAGTGCAAcatcacaaacagaaaaaaacaacaacatatgaaGAAATTAGGgccttgcaaaatcaaaaataacaacttgcCAATGCGTGCATGCATCAAATTAGTTGTTACTGGATAATTTGGCAACAAATGCTGTTATGGTAgtcttaaaaacaaactttatgtAAGACGCAGTATAAAATAAAGGCAGTGGGTGGCGGTAGAGGTCAACTTACATTAAGCCAAACATGTACCCTTGCTGTTAAAAGGTTAATAAAGCAGCTTCAGTAGTATGGTTATCATTAAAAATAACTGTACATCACAATATGTATTGTACTGCGGCCTCTGCATtttaataatatactgtatcttaTAGTGGGGTTGTAGAAAATACTAAGTCCTAGCAAAAAACATTTAGCAAAATGATCAAAGTATATCATACATGATAAAGTGTAAAATTGTATTCACTTGCTAGTCTGGACTGATTATATACCTGCACTCCGGTGCCTCTTCTCCATCCAGATGTAACAGTTGGACTGAGCTACACCAGTCTGAGAGTCCAGGAAAGGCATGAGGATGCTGCGCTCAGCACAGAGACGAGCGTTGTAACTATGACACTGCTCCATGGCATCTCTGTAATACTGCTCTCCCAGTCTGAAAGGTGGAACACTAACAGGTCAGCTAACACTGACCTTCATAAACATGTCAAATGTAACAGTTTGAAAGTACTTTTAGAACAGTTGTAGTATTCCACTCTATTGTAACACTTAAAATTATACTAAAGCTACAGATAACTATTGGTTTATGTTTGCCATTTGACTAGATCAATGTTCAGGCTGGTTAATATTTATGCATGGAAGGATTATAACAAGAGGAAAACAGGAGTGGCTGGTGTTATGTGCCTTCTGGTTTCCACAGGTTACCTTGCAGGTGCACGCTTCCTGTTCACATCCAGGCGTGTCCTTTTCAATTTGCATCTCATATTTGCCTCAGCCACTTAcgcaaaacaaatgaaaaaattcCACAGAGTCACAAGCGTGGATCTACTTAGATATTTAGAGATATTTAATCTATGAAGTACCCCAAGTGCTCCTGTGTCAAAGTTAAACAACACcctttaattatgtttttttttaacttcaaagTCAACAAAGacggaacaaacaaacacgcttTAAACATACAGTTTGCAAATTTGACGCAAGGCTTTCATAGTCTTATGTGCACAGTGCATAACAttatatataaagataaatCCTAGTGTATAATACACTCACTTATTTATGTACActtgttcaactgcttgttaaagACAAGTAGACATAGTCAAGGCGAGCtactgaagttcaaactgaacaTCAGAgtggtgatttaagtgactttgaaagtGGCAGAAACTGCTGACGGCGTGAGGCAGTTCTCTATGCAAAAACGGTTTGTTGATTCCAGAGGTTGAAAATAAtaacttcaacttctaccactAATTACAGGGCATGCAAAGAGAAAGACCACCTCATCGTCATCTTAGTTGATATTTAGATTTCTTTGCAGAGCACACTGTGTTACCGTGTGCATTAAACGTGTTTAATAATGAGTGACTTGGATGATCTTGAATTACAACGGTAGGCGATAAGGCGGCCTTCCTCACAAAATACATGACATAATATTGTCTTCACTCTCGCGGCAGGTTGTCTCATCAGAAAACTGCTCACACGCTGATCAGTCACTTCATTTAATATCAGGACGCTCACATGGATGAGTACAGACGGGAGGGACGTGGTCGGAACAAAAGGTTGATTGTTAGCGAGCATTTCGTCACAACAAAGCACCCGCCAagctcaatgtgtgtgtgtgtgtggggggggggaggaaattAACTGTCTCCTTCATCTGACCAGCAACAGATAGAACATACTGTACGTATGAGCCACTTAAAAACACGGCCGAGAATCTAATTAGTGATGGACAGCAGATAAAACACAGCTCCACAATGAGTTCGCTTCATTAACATTGTCCcgcagctaacaggctaaccCTAGCTCGGTGGACAACGTTATTCTCTTGGGACAGTTATTATATTCCCGGTTAAGGACACGACGTTTACTGTCTTCAACATTACGCAATACCACAACGACAAATCGAGTGCAACTGCGCCTCTGATAGTTTGGTCGTTTTACTCTTGGAATAAATGTAGGTAAACTTACACTTTCACAACACTGTCGACGGCCGCCGCCATGATTGCTGATTGCGGTTGTGTGGAACGCCACAGCGCATGCGCGAAAACGTCACTGGCCGTTACTGCCCCGAGCGGTGACAATATAAAATGCAGTTACTgcatagattttcttttttttcttttgtggaaGCCCGTTTCCGCcacatactaaaaaaaaagcaggtcaTACTTTTGAGATACtatttcataataatgagatactatgtcgtaaaaaaaaatagatagtcataattatgagatactaactCAATAATGATGTACTATCTCTAAATACCTGATAATTATGAGACGCTAagtcatcatttcaaaatagaaTTGCATTATTATGACGTTGTTTGGAATATTTAAATCTGACTGCTCTGGCTGATGAAACCATTCAAACTCTCTTTCCACTCCACATACCTTATAGGTGTGCTAAAAACAGTAGGAATATAAACACAGGACTTATCAGAAAATATTAACAAGTGGTTTGGTAAAGATTAGAGTAACAGACAGTAGAGGGCAGCATCACGCCGTTGTTGCGTCAAGCTTGCAAAACCCGAAGAAGAAGATAGTAGGTAGCACATCAACAACAGCAGAATGGTTGTTTAACAGAGGAAAGTAAAGAACAGCTCCTGTTTGATGATCTTCCGTGGCACCTTTTTAAGGTAATACTTCATAGCTCACATTTTCATGTACCAAACTAACCGTTTAAATGTGAAGTAAGTGAACTGGACGTCGTTCGTGTGAGTGAGCAGGTGACACAGCTCGGTTAGCTGTAGCTACAAACGAAACTTTACACAGAAGATAATAACAGCAACGTTGCGGTTATGTCACTAGaattctgtcttcttctttgtttcaaACTGATTAAGCCAACAATTTGTGCTGCATTgtactgtttgtgttttgaagagTAAAGTGAGTGTGACCTAAAATGTGATGCATCCATTTTTGTCTATCAATCCTATTGACTCCATTTTAATGAGCGCACAGATTTGTCACAGAGATTACAGCTTCTTAGATGTGGacatttttctgctttcttcGCTTTATTAAAGTGAACCGAATCTTTTCTTTTGTGAGCAAAATATATTATGATAACATTTTGAGGTCAAGGAGACATTGACTGGTATCTTCCACCATTTTATGGAAAAAAGCTTTGGTTTTAGCCCTGAATACCAGCACAAAATGCTAGGCAAGTGCAGCATGAAATGCTTaagagcttcttcttcttctatggcaGACTGTACACCAAGATGTGCAATGATGCCCTCCACAGTCCAAAGATGGAAGAAGAGTTTGAAGTTCTTTATCAAAGTTCTCATCCTTCTTTATCACAGTCCAGTGCTCCAAAGTAAGTGGAGgtcagtctaaaaacatgcagaatggacactctaaatcaggggtcaccaacctttttgagaccaagagctacctgaagggtagagaataatatggagggctaccatattaacattttatgcaatttaccatttaaattatgaatattatgcatttaattgcatacacattaaatccagtgcttactcctaatgattatcacagtttttataaacaatatcaggacattttactgaagtgaaatgagcccacgggcacctcgctggctgctcgcgggctaccaagtGCCCGTGGGTGACCactgctctaaattgacagtaggtATGTGACATAGTCGTTAGTCTCTattgaccctgcgatggactttcaacctgtccagtgtgtacccccCCTCAGCTGTGATTGGTGCCAGCCTGCATGTATGccagaaaatgaatgtatgtAGAGGAGGCTCTTGAATGGCCTCCGAGCACATTGATTCACACTTGGTTTCTCATTTTACCAGCTAATGATCTCCACTGCAGAAATGAACGCTGTAGCTGGGGAGGAGAGTTCAGATGCGCCAGTGGCTTTAGCAGCAGGAGGGGAACCACCTGGCATCTTGATGCACCGACAGACATCAAATCCAGTTTGGCCTTTGTTGGAGGAAgctgtcaaaatgaaaatggaagGAAACGCTTTCTATAGGGAGAAGAACATTCGCTCAGCCATCGGCCGATATCACCGCGCTCTCCTGATCCTCCGAGGCCTCGACTCTGAAGTAATGACGTCATTGAAACAGTTTGGAAACGGGATGCCTGCTCTCACAGCAGAACAGGAGGCTTCACTGAGGAGCACACAAGTGGACTGTTACAACAACTTAGCTGGTAGATAAAACAACACTACTTGTAATGCTGAAAGATCACTAATATATCAAACAGGTTTTAAACACTATGTGACATAAACCTTGCATATTCTTTTGTAAAGTATTAAAGAAGTAGCTCctgaaaaactgaaatagtTTCCTATCACTAGTATTGCATGCAGTACTTGGCACCACTCCTACCAACAAATCTCTCTCCACTTTTCTGTCTCTCAGCATTTTTCTGattgctttaaaatataaaaatggcAGCCAAGTGCAATATTTCTATTTCAATATATTTACCTGTATGTACATATCTATCTCTTCCAGCCTGTCTGTTGCAGAAAGAGAGTGTTAACTATGCACGTGTGCAGGAGTACAGCTTGCGGGTGCTGCATTTGCGACCAGGCAATGTCAAAGCACTGTACAGGGCAGGAGTCGCCTGTTTGGAGATGGGAGATGCACAGGCCGCCAAACAGTACCTTGCCCAGGCTTGCAAAGCGCAACCGAATGGTGAGAGAAGAGCCAGCAGGGCAGGGCTGACAATATGCTCTTTGTGTTCGCAGAATGCATTCACCCACTTTTATGCATCACTTTCACTTTTAGTAAGTTCACAGACCAATACACTGTATGTGCACTACTCTATTTTCCACTTAGAGAAAAATAGATGTGAGATGTGCAAGCAAAAAGGTGAAAAGGTTCCAGTGTAGTAGACGATGTTGAGTTCAAACAAGCCAATTTAGAAggatattacattacattacattacattgataTGACATACATTGACATTGGATATGACTCAAATTTGTCCTTATTCTCTTTTGCTTACATTTGTTCAATTAACAGGAGTATGAGGTATTTTCCATACCCAAGGATTCAGAGAGTATAATGTATATGTACCTATTTAGCCATTCTACTAATTTATTGCAGTAAGTTCTGATTTTCTTTCACTGATATTTGGCTCTGTCACCTACATATCTGAAAAATGCCTTTCCACACTTTCTGACAGATGCTAATGTAAGGAAGCACCTGCAAAGGGCCGAGGAGAAACTGCAGAGGGAGATCCAAAAAGAGAAGGCCTTGTATCGGGGAATGTTTTCCTCCAGAGAACAGGTTAACCAAACCAATGGAGATTAGCCTGCCGGCTCACTGCACCAAACTGAAGCCTCAGCCCGAGAAAGACTGCTTTCAACTGAGTCAACCGAGCAATCACATACATTCAACACGTCATGAATGTTACGGCGTCTCCTATGCATTTATGAGCTGAACTTGGCAGCATATGGTTTGCATGTTATAAAGGATACTGCAACAGTCAGAGGGGAGGTAAAGATGTTGCTGCTGAAAATAGAGACAGTACAGATCTTAGTTTCCTAGCAACGTGGACACAGGACTCGCACACTACTCCGACTCCTGATAATGCTTCTGTGATTGCAGTTGTCTGTGGTGTGAGTATTGATTTCCTGAATTTTcaagtaaaatatttttttataaatcatttCCAAGTGGTGTTGGTGTCTTTTTCAACAAACATACAGCATATGGTAATGTAGGTAGATGTCAgcttttagttttcttttattattcttcAGCCATGAGGAAGCCACTTTTTGTTTCCAATAACTCATGAGTATTTTTAGtcattcaatatttatttgaaaatccTGAGCACAAAAACCAGGTAAAGAGTATTTGCTTGGTTTCAGTCTTTGTTTGACCAATGTTTGATTGTACTTCGGAGGCAATGTTGCCCATTAACAGAGAGGAATATTACATTCTCACAATAGCTAGAAACATTGAACAAGTCACAGAGCAGCATGCAGAAGAGGGTGTACACGTATAAATTCAAACTCATGGTTACAGGGAGATTTAACCATTATACAATGAAGCTGCCAATATTCAATTtgacttgggtttttttttccgttttttttaaatgggctACTTTTAAGATTGAAGAATCCCAGAATATTGTTGAAATATAAATCCAGCATATGCATGATGACAAATTGAACTGTAACCTACATAAACAAATCACctctattatatatatttttttatcactggCATTTCTTTGTGGGCCATGCTACATCCCACAGTTTCTTGTACATTTTACAATGATGCATTGTCAAGGAAGACTTTAGAAGAGTACACACTTTACACTCTTATTATGACACAGATCTTTTTAAGTGGCTAATTAAAAAGGGTTTGTCTTTTCTCAATTTATAAAGATCTTACTGGAATTGATGtgaacaaataataatattagtagGCTTTGCAGACGTCACTGCCTGAGATGAAGTTTCATGATAGTGGTTAATAAAAACTAATGGCATATATTTTATAACTAGTATTTCAGAAGTAGTAAATCTGTGTAATCAAATACAAATCTTTGatatttcaaaattaaagtgatGGCACTTCCTATTACATGGAGTGTAATAACAGCCATCACTGGTAGTTCGAGCAGAACACATGGAAGAATCTACTGTAATAATTATTCATTGTACAAATGTCACTTCTTCGATGGCTTCCGTTTGAGACTCAGTGACCTCATTGAGCCAAACACTCTCCTCCCCAAGTCCTTTAGTGATCGAGACCGCTGGAGCGGCATCCGTGAAGGAGGGGATGGAGAAAaggaaggggaggagagaggggaaagtGAGTGGCAGCTGCCTTCAAGGCTCTGAGAGCGAGAAAGGTTAAAGAGGCTTGCGGTGGATGACAGACGTTTATCGTCCTCCCTTGCTGTAAGTAGTCTGACCCCTTCATCCTTGTTGATGCCCAAGCTCCCCTGTCCTACGTCAAATGAGGAGACCCAATGTGACCGCTTTGCATGCTCCTCGCTGTGGTTACGAG
Coding sequences within it:
- the ttc9c gene encoding tetratricopeptide repeat protein 9C isoform X1, whose translation is MISTAEMNAVAGEESSDAPVALAAGGEPPGILMHRQTSNPVWPLLEEAVKMKMEGNAFYREKNIRSAIGRYHRALLILRGLDSEVMTSLKQFGNGMPALTAEQEASLRSTQVDCYNNLAACLLQKESVNYARVQEYSLRVLHLRPGNVKALYRAGVACLEMGDAQAAKQYLAQACKAQPNDANVRKHLQRAEEKLQREIQKEKALYRGMFSSREQVNQTNGD
- the ttc9c gene encoding tetratricopeptide repeat protein 9C isoform X2, whose product is MNAVAGEESSDAPVALAAGGEPPGILMHRQTSNPVWPLLEEAVKMKMEGNAFYREKNIRSAIGRYHRALLILRGLDSEVMTSLKQFGNGMPALTAEQEASLRSTQVDCYNNLAACLLQKESVNYARVQEYSLRVLHLRPGNVKALYRAGVACLEMGDAQAAKQYLAQACKAQPNDANVRKHLQRAEEKLQREIQKEKALYRGMFSSREQVNQTNGD